A portion of the Gossypium arboreum isolate Shixiya-1 chromosome 8, ASM2569848v2, whole genome shotgun sequence genome contains these proteins:
- the LOC108457760 gene encoding universal stress protein PHOS34 encodes MATTTENQAMVVGIDDSEHSTYALQWILDHFFAPFASNPPFKLVIVHAKPSASSAVGLAGPGAADVLPYVDADLRKIAARVVEKAKELCLSKSVHDAVVEVGEGDARNVLCDAVEKHHASILAVGSHGYGAIKRAVLGSVSDYCSHHAHCSVMIVKRPKIKH; translated from the exons ATGGCAACAACGACGGAGAACCAAGCCATGGTTGTTGGAATCGACGACAGCGAGCACAGTACGTACGCGCTGCAGTGGATCCTCGATCACTTCTTTGCTCCTTTCGCTTCCAATCCTCCTTTCAAGCTCGTCATCGTTCATGCCAAGCCTTCTGCTTCTTCTGCTGTTGGTCTCGCCGGACCTG GAGCTGCTGATGTATTGCCCTATGTGGATGCGGATTTGAGGAAGATCGCTGCCAGGGTTGTTGAGAAAGCCAAGGAACTCTGCCTTAGCAAATCG GTACATGATGCCGTAGTTGAAGTGGGGGAAGGTGATGCAAGGAATGTTCTCTGTGACGCTGTAGAAAAACACCATGCCTCCATTCTCGCTGTTGGTAGCCATGGTTATGGAGCTATAAAGAG GGCTGTTCTTGGCAGTGTGAGTGATTATTGTTCTCACCATGCTCATTGCTCTGTGATGATCGTGAAGAGGCCGAAGATCAAACATTAA